The Obesumbacterium proteus DNA window GATGTTTGTAATGAGCTGTTAGGATTATTGAGTGGGGTGAGGACTTCAGGTCATCAGAAGGTATTACCTGAATACCAAATAACAGTAGGGGAGGTTGCTGAACTTCTTTATAAATTTAAAAATAGTCGCCAAAACCTTATAACTGAAGATGTCGGTGTTGGATTCACTCGTGCACTTTATTCAACATGGCTTAGTTACCTAAAACCAGAACAATTTTGTTATCCAGTACCATCCTATATCGATACTCGTGGCGTTTTCTGCGAAATGTTGAAAACTAAATCAGCTGGTCAATTCTCATTTTTTACTGCTCATCCAGGAATAACTCGTGGTGGTCATTATCACCATTCTAAGAACGAAAAGTTTCTTGTTATAAAAGGTTGTGCAAAGTTTAAGTTTGAGCACATTGTTACACTTGAGACCTGCGAGATTATTGTTTCTTCCGAGAATTTTCAGATTGTAGAGACTGTGCCAGGATGGACTCACGATGTGACGAATATCGGCGAAGATGAATTATTAGTGATGCTTTGGGCAAATGAAATTTTCGATCGTGAATATCCAGATACTATAGCGAGAACATTAAAATGAAAAAAATGAAAATAATGTCAATTGTAGGAACTCGTCCAGAGATTATTCGCTTGTCTAGGGTTCTCGCTAAATTAGATATGCACTGCGAGCATATTTTAGTTCACACAGGCCAAAACTATGATTATGAACTCAACGAGGTCTTTTTCAATGA harbors:
- the wbjC gene encoding UDP-2-acetamido-2,6-beta-L-arabino-hexul-4-ose reductase, coding for MKILITGARGFIGRNLCVRLEEAGFRDLILIDKSSSNTELEAGLYDADFVFHLAGVNRPKNINEYSEGNENLTQRITNILSKKLKKTPIVFSSSTQACRENSYGISKMLAEKHVEEYGKKTGSDYFIYRFPNVFGKWCRPNYNSFIATFCHNIANDIDITVNDSSAPVNLVYIDDVCNELLGLLSGVRTSGHQKVLPEYQITVGEVAELLYKFKNSRQNLITEDVGVGFTRALYSTWLSYLKPEQFCYPVPSYIDTRGVFCEMLKTKSAGQFSFFTAHPGITRGGHYHHSKNEKFLVIKGCAKFKFEHIVTLETCEIIVSSENFQIVETVPGWTHDVTNIGEDELLVMLWANEIFDREYPDTIARTLK